Sequence from the Candidatus Saccharibacteria bacterium oral taxon 488 genome:
CCGAACAGTACCGGGAGGCAATCAGCGGGCTGCCAGCCGCCACTATTCGATCACTTAAGCGTACTGGTCGGCTGGAATTAAATCGAGTTCTCGCAAAGCGCAAGGATCAATACAACAATCCAGTTCACCTGCCTGAGGACGCGCTAGTATTTGACTTCAAACGGCGGTTCGCCAATTACAAGCGACCACACCTGGCATTTGAGCGCCCAGAGACGCTCAAGCAGATTTTGCTCGATAGTAACGCTCACTACATTCTTGCTGGTAAGGTTCATCAGGGAGATCATGACATGTATCAGCAGCTCCTGACCATCCTCAAACTCGTCGATAGCGACCCTGCACTGCGTGAGCGTGTCCACTACATTCAAGATTACGACGAGACCCTGGGACGAGCGCTGGCGATTGGCTCAGACGTTGCTATCAACGTGCCGATCATTGGCCTCGAGGCCTGCGGCACATCATGGGAAAAAGACATTGCCAATCTCAAGCTACTTATCTCCACCAGTGACGGTGGTGTTGCCGATATCAAGCCAATCGCTTGTCTCGAGGTGAGCGGTGTGAGCTCAGAGGACGAGACCACCTCGCTCTATGCTAATATGCGGCGAGCAGCGCAAATCGTCGCTAGTAATGAGCTACTGATGCAGTACATTCATCGCCAGCTCACGGCCTATCTACCGATCATATCGGGCGCACGGATGCTCAAGGATTACCTCAAGTTTCTGTTTCCCGCCCGCCATACAACCAAATAGAGCCGATAGCAGAACACTCCGTAGCTACTCGGTGATAACTTCAATCTCTGCACCCAGCGAATTAAGCCGCTGCGCTAGTTCCTCGTAGCCGCGATTGATTGAATACACATCGCGCAAGATTGACACGCCCGGCGCCGCTAACATGGCGAGTAGTACCACAACCGACGGCCGCAGCGCTGGCGGTGCCACGACATCAGCGGGCTTCCACCTGGTCGGGCCAGTGATATACACCCGATGCGGGTCAACCAGTTCGATCTGTGCGTTCAATTTACTCAGCTCGGTGAAATAAATCGCTCGGTTCTCGTAACTCCAGTCGTGCACCAATGTCCGGCCTTTAGCGACGGTCGCAATCAGCCCCAAGAACGGCAGGTTGTCCATATTAATCCCCGGAAACGGCAGCGCGTGAATCTTGTCCTTTGGCGCAACCAACTTGGAGTGTTTCAGCGTGATATCCACCAAGCGAGTACGACCGTTGTTGGCTGCATATTCCTCACTTAACTCATATTGCAAACCCATCTCAGCCAATGTTGCCAGCTCAATTTCCAGAAACTCAATTGGCGCCCGGCGCACCGTGATTTCTGAATCAGTCACCACGGCCGCCGCGATAAAGCTCATCGCCTCGATCGGGTCTTCAGACGGGTAATAATCGACTGTCGTATTGATGTGCGACCGGCCCGTGATTTTTAGCGTCGTTGTACCAATTCCTTCAATGGTCACGCCCAATTTCTGCAAGAAGAAACACACATCCTGCACCATGTAGTTCGGGCTGGCGTTGCGGATGATGGTGGTGTCTGGCGACAGAGCCGCCGCCATGATAACGTTTTCCGTCACCGTGTCGCCGCGTTCAGTCAATAAAATTATCCGATCGCCCGTTGTCGGCTCGACGCGCGCATGATAGTACCCACCCTCAGCCTCTACCTGCATCCCAAAATGCTTCAGGCCCGACAGGTGTGGCTCCACCGTGCGCTTACCGAGATTACAGCCACCGGCAAATGGCAGCCGAAAATCATGATATTGATGAAGTAGTGGGCCAAGGAACATGATCACGGTACGCGTGCGCTTAGCGGCAGCGATATCCATATCCTCCAGCCTCAGCCGCGCCGGTGGTATAATCTCCAGGTCGTTCTTTCGCAGCCAACGGGTTTTAACGCCAATCGAGTTGAGCACCTCAATGATCCGGTTAACCTCTTCGATACGCGCCACATGACGCAGCGTCGTTTTTCCCTTGTTAAGCAAGCTGGCACAGAGCAGCCCCACGGCCGCATTCTTGCTCGTTTTGACCAATATATCACCAGAAAGTTTTTTACCGCCATGCACCCGAAAGTTCATCTTGCCCGAGTGATTGAGCGTAACGATGTTACAGTTAAGTACATCGCTAATCCTCACTAGCATCTCGACACTAATATTCTGACCGCCGTTCTCAATGCGATTGATGGCACTTTGTGATGTACCAATGGCCTCAGCTAGTTGTGTCTGGGTGAGGCCTTTGCGATTACGATTTTCAGTGATAATAACGCCGATTTTTTGGAGATAGTCATTCATGCTCATAGCGTACAATATATCACACATGATATATGTTGTAAAGTGCTATAATAGAGGAAAAGGAGGGAGTGTCATGCAAGATACGCAGGTCGCCAATTTAATTGCGGCAGAAATAAAACGGCAACAACGGGGTATTGAACTGATCCCAAGCGAAAATTACGTTTCAACTAGTGTACTCAAAGTACTGGGCAGCGTCTTTACCAACAAATATTCTGAGGGTTACCCCGGACGACGCTATTACGGCGGACAAGAAAACACCGACCAAATTGAACAGCTGGCGATTGACCGCGCTAAACAGCTATTCGGCGCTGATCACGCCAATGTCCAGCCGCACTCCGGCGCCCAGGCCAACGAGGCGGTGTATTATGCGTGGTGCGAGCCGGGCGATACCATTCTGGCGATGGATTTGGCGCACGGCGGACACCTGACGCATGGCGCGCCAGTCACCCGCTCAGCCCGTGAGTATACCTTCGTCCGCTACGGCATCAAGGATGTTGAGACTGGCGAAATTGACTATGAAGAAATTCGCCGATTGGCGCTAGAACATCGGCCAAAAATCATCTTGGCGGGCTTCTCGGCCTATCCGCGCGAGCTGGATTACGCCAAGTTTGCCGAGATTGGCAACGAAGTTGGCGCTATGTTGATGGCGGATATGAGCCACATCGCTGGATTAATCGTTGGTGGCGTGGCTAAAAATCCGTTTGACTACGGCTTTCATATTATCACCACTACCACACACAAAACCTTGCGCGGTCCGCGTGGCGGCTTGATTTTGTCAAAAGGTGTGGTCGGCAATCCTTTGAAGCGACCAGAAAAAACTTTGGAAAACTTGCCAACACTGATTGACCGGGCGGTCTTCCCTGGCACTCAAGGTGGCCCGCACATGCACACCATCGCTGCCAAAGCAGTCGCCTTTGGCGAGGCGCTACGCCCAGAGTTCACGGAATACGCCCAGCAAATCGTAAAGAATGCAGCCGTTCTGGCAGATGAATTAAAGCGCGGCGGCCTGAAATTGGTAACAGGTGGCACCAGCAACCATCTAGTGTTGGCAGATATCTATGGCAGCTTCGGCATTGATGGTAAAATTGCTCAGGAGCGGCTAGAGGCCAGCGGCATCACCGCCAACGCCAATGCCATCCCCAACGACACCCTACCGCCATTCCGTCCCAGCGGCCTGCGCCTCGGCACGCCAGCGGTGACGACACGCGGCATGACGGAGGCGGAGGTCAAACAGATTGCCAAGTGGATTATCACAGCGATAACCGCAGAGGACCCGACAGAATACACAAAAATCAGGCAACAAACCACTAGCCTTGCGGCGCGTTTTCCGCTACCATATAACTAATACTAAATAACTTGGGGGGCAAATCAGAAATGATTTCTTCAAACAAAACTAAAGGTTTCACATTGGTTGAGCTCTTGATCGTGATCGTGGTCATCGCTATCTTGGCTGCTATTTCGATAGCAGCATACAATGGTGTATCCAACAAAGCTCGAGACGGTGAAAGACTAGCCAGTGCACGCGACATCATCAACGCCGCCGCCGTGTATAACTCAGAAAAGGGTCATTGGCCGACAATAGCAGAGCTGGGGTCGTTCAATACCATCAAACTATCCGACCAGATAAAGAGTCGCCTCGGAACCACTGCACCAAGCCCAAGCGACAGGAGTAAGTATAAGTACGAGCTATGTGGAACTGCGCCGGGCTTTACTGGCGCAAAAGTTACCTACTGGAAAGAGGTAATTGATGGACACGAGACTCACGAGAAAACAGTAAGTAGTGGTAGCGGCTGTTAAGAAAGTAACATGACACAGAATAAACCCCGGAACTAGCCGGGGTTTATTTATGTCCTTCCTATTTCCTAGTATAGGGATATTATGAACACTTACCGCTTGTTACTTCTTGGACGTGGTTTGTGCCGTAGTCAACATCTTTCCAGTACTTAACCCGAACACCAGTCGCCTCGTTCTGATTGGTCGTAGTACCACCACCATCTTTACAGAATTCATATCCATAATGATTCTTGTCGGTTTCACTTGGAGCGTTAGCATCAGTTGCCGAAATCACAGTACCCGGAACCTTAATGGTGTTAAACGAGCCAACCTCAGAGACAGTTGGCCAC
This genomic interval carries:
- a CDS encoding UDP-N-acetylglucosamine 1-carboxyvinyltransferase, with translation MSMNDYLQKIGVIITENRNRKGLTQTQLAEAIGTSQSAINRIENGGQNISVEMLVRISDVLNCNIVTLNHSGKMNFRVHGGKKLSGDILVKTSKNAAVGLLCASLLNKGKTTLRHVARIEEVNRIIEVLNSIGVKTRWLRKNDLEIIPPARLRLEDMDIAAAKRTRTVIMFLGPLLHQYHDFRLPFAGGCNLGKRTVEPHLSGLKHFGMQVEAEGGYYHARVEPTTGDRIILLTERGDTVTENVIMAAALSPDTTIIRNASPNYMVQDVCFFLQKLGVTIEGIGTTTLKITGRSHINTTVDYYPSEDPIEAMSFIAAAVVTDSEITVRRAPIEFLEIELATLAEMGLQYELSEEYAANNGRTRLVDITLKHSKLVAPKDKIHALPFPGINMDNLPFLGLIATVAKGRTLVHDWSYENRAIYFTELSKLNAQIELVDPHRVYITGPTRWKPADVVAPPALRPSVVVLLAMLAAPGVSILRDVYSINRGYEELAQRLNSLGAEIEVITE
- a CDS encoding aminotransferase class I/II-fold pyridoxal phosphate-dependent enzyme, with protein sequence MQDTQVANLIAAEIKRQQRGIELIPSENYVSTSVLKVLGSVFTNKYSEGYPGRRYYGGQENTDQIEQLAIDRAKQLFGADHANVQPHSGAQANEAVYYAWCEPGDTILAMDLAHGGHLTHGAPVTRSAREYTFVRYGIKDVETGEIDYEEIRRLALEHRPKIILAGFSAYPRELDYAKFAEIGNEVGAMLMADMSHIAGLIVGGVAKNPFDYGFHIITTTTHKTLRGPRGGLILSKGVVGNPLKRPEKTLENLPTLIDRAVFPGTQGGPHMHTIAAKAVAFGEALRPEFTEYAQQIVKNAAVLADELKRGGLKLVTGGTSNHLVLADIYGSFGIDGKIAQERLEASGITANANAIPNDTLPPFRPSGLRLGTPAVTTRGMTEAEVKQIAKWIITAITAEDPTEYTKIRQQTTSLAARFPLPYN
- a CDS encoding prepilin-type N-terminal cleavage/methylation domain-containing protein; its protein translation is MISSNKTKGFTLVELLIVIVVIAILAAISIVAYNGVTQKARDDERQSNARNLVNAAASYNSEKDKWPTVSEVGSFNTIKVPGTVISATDANAPSETDKNHYGYEFCKDGGGTTTNQNEATGVRVKYWKDVDYGTNHVQEVTSGKCS
- a CDS encoding prepilin-type N-terminal cleavage/methylation domain-containing protein produces the protein MISSNKTKGFTLVELLIVIVVIAILAAISIAAYNGVSNKARDGERLASARDIINAAAVYNSEKGHWPTIAELGSFNTIKLSDQIKSRLGTTAPSPSDRSKYKYELCGTAPGFTGAKVTYWKEVIDGHETHEKTVSSGSGC